Part of the Bacteroidota bacterium genome is shown below.
AAACTGCTGCCAGCCACCCGTCAGGCTGAAGATGAGCAGGTAGATGACTGCCGCACCCGACATCCGCAGGCCCGTAAGCACCAGCGGATGAAAGGCCACACTGGCCCAGGCACCAAAGGTGTAGGTAGTGCCAAGCAGAAGATTCTGTAGCACCAAGGCGGTGTGGGCCCACTGGGTTTTGCGCATAGAGGCAGATTGGGTACGCAAATAGCAAATTTAGTTGCAATATTAACTACCCCCGGCCAATACCTGGGCATCTGTTGCCCGCGCAACGGATGCGGGCGCAACTTTCGTGCCCCTTTCCCGGTTGTTATGCCTAACTTTGCAGCCGTGAGTGATGCCATCAAACATGAGTGCGGGCTGGCAGCCATCCGCCTCAAAAAACCGCTAGCCTACTACCAGGATAAGTATGGCTCGGCGCTATGGGGGCTAAACAAGATGTTCCTGCTGATGGAGAAGCAGCACAACCGGGGGCAGGATGGCGCGGGCCTGGCCAGCCTGAAACTGGATGCCATACCCGGCGAGCCCTTTGTAGAGCGGATGCGGGTAACCGAGCCGGCGCCGCCCTGGCAAAGCCTCATCCGCATTGTAAACGGCAAGCTGAGTGAGGTGCTGCGCGAGCTGCCCGAGGCCCGTATGGACGTACAGCTGCTGAAGCAGTTTTTCCCCTACGCGGGCGAGGTGCTGCTGGGCCACCTGCGCTATGGCACCCATGGCCTGAACACCCGCGAAGCCTGCCACCCGGTAGTGCGCGAAAACAACTGGAAGAGCCGCACGCTGGTGCTGGCAGGAAACTTTAACCTGACCAATGTAAACGAACTGTTTGCCAAGATGGTGAGCCTGGGGCAGCACCCACGCCTGAACACCGACACGGTAACGGTGCTGGAGCGGGTAGGCCACTTTCTGGACGAACACAACGAGGACCTGTACCAGCAGTACCGCCAGGCCGGCCACAGCAAGCATGAGATAAGCCCGCTGATTGCCCAAAACCTGGACGTGCTACACGTGCTGAGCGAGGCTGCCGAAAAATGGGACGGTGGCTACATGATGGGGGGCTTTATCGGCACGGGCCACCTATTTGCCCTGCGCGACCCCAATGGCATACGCCCTGGCAGCTACTACGAGAACGATGAGGTAGTGGCCATAGCCAGCGAGCGGCAGGCCATAGCCACCACCTTCAATATACCGATTGCCGAAATACCCGAAATACCGCCCGCCCATGCCCTGATTGTGAGCCCTGGGGGCGAAACCCAGCTGGCACCCTATGCCCAGGCCGGGGCACGCCGCAGCTGCTCCTTCGAGCGCATCTACTTCAGCCGGGGCTCCGACCCCGACATCTACCACGAACGCAAGGCCCTGGGCCAGCAGCTGGCCAGCCAGGTGCTGCAGAAGGTAAACTATGAGCTGGACCAAACCGTGTTCTCCTACATACCCAACACGGCCCTGGTGGCATTTGAGGGCTTTGTAAATGGGCTGGAAGACTACCTGAACCAGCAAAAAATAGAGGAACTGGGTGCGCTGGGTACCCTGCCCGACCCTGCCCGGCTAAAGGCCCTGCTGGAACGCCGCGTGCGGGTGGAGAGCGTGATACAGAAAGACACCAAGCTGCGCACCTTTATCACCAACGACAGCGACCGCGAGGAAATGACCGCCCACGTGTATGACGTAACGCACAACATCCTGCGCCCGGGGGTAGACAATGTGGTGTGTATAGACGACAGCATTGTGCGCGGCACCACGCTGAGGCAGAGCATACTGAAGATGCTGGCACGCCTGCAGCCCCGGCGCATTGTTATCGTATCCAGCGCGCCCCAGATACGCTACCCCGACTGCTATGGGATAGACATGAGCCAGATAGGGCGCTTTGTGGCCTTTCAGGCTGCCATACAGCTGCACACCGAGCGAAACGGGAAAGACAGCCTGAACGCCATCTACGAGAAAGCCCGGAAGGCCCTGGAGACCGGCGAGG
Proteins encoded:
- a CDS encoding amidophosphoribosyltransferase, producing MPNFAAVSDAIKHECGLAAIRLKKPLAYYQDKYGSALWGLNKMFLLMEKQHNRGQDGAGLASLKLDAIPGEPFVERMRVTEPAPPWQSLIRIVNGKLSEVLRELPEARMDVQLLKQFFPYAGEVLLGHLRYGTHGLNTREACHPVVRENNWKSRTLVLAGNFNLTNVNELFAKMVSLGQHPRLNTDTVTVLERVGHFLDEHNEDLYQQYRQAGHSKHEISPLIAQNLDVLHVLSEAAEKWDGGYMMGGFIGTGHLFALRDPNGIRPGSYYENDEVVAIASERQAIATTFNIPIAEIPEIPPAHALIVSPGGETQLAPYAQAGARRSCSFERIYFSRGSDPDIYHERKALGQQLASQVLQKVNYELDQTVFSYIPNTALVAFEGFVNGLEDYLNQQKIEELGALGTLPDPARLKALLERRVRVESVIQKDTKLRTFITNDSDREEMTAHVYDVTHNILRPGVDNVVCIDDSIVRGTTLRQSILKMLARLQPRRIVIVSSAPQIRYPDCYGIDMSQIGRFVAFQAAIQLHTERNGKDSLNAIYEKARKALETGEANHTNYVKEVYAPFSQEEISDKISEMLNPNLDIPVHVVYQTVEGLHTAIPGHTGDWYFTGDYPTPGGNRVVNRAFVNYYEGRDTRAY